In a genomic window of Streptomyces roseoviridis:
- a CDS encoding helix-turn-helix transcriptional regulator — MAARKEIDGSASVPEFYGKELRFKREEAGLTLERLVEDSFYGVTYLSEIERGQRRMPVDLAQHVDRVLKTDGFFARRCEDVRKAKQGAHAAYFAAIAEAEKRALVIERWSNALIPGLLQTPAYARAVIRSTEPLDTPEEVEARIDARMKRTKLFDDPKKPEYWVILHESLVRNATIPPVDMGEQLDHIAGLVRQGRIFLQILPWNAPTQPFVELSMMFMEFEDEPPLMYTEGPYHGQTIDDPSLVKQYRKAYDRLRAAALSPEASLALIEQAAEDYRHGQQRP, encoded by the coding sequence GTGGCTGCGCGCAAGGAGATCGACGGCTCGGCGAGCGTCCCGGAGTTCTACGGGAAGGAGCTCCGCTTCAAGAGGGAGGAGGCGGGCCTGACGCTGGAACGGCTGGTGGAGGACAGCTTCTACGGCGTGACGTATCTGAGCGAGATCGAACGCGGCCAGCGCCGGATGCCGGTCGATCTGGCCCAGCACGTGGACCGGGTCCTGAAGACGGACGGCTTCTTCGCACGGCGCTGCGAGGACGTGCGGAAGGCGAAACAGGGTGCGCATGCGGCGTACTTCGCGGCGATCGCGGAGGCGGAGAAGCGGGCGTTGGTGATCGAGCGGTGGAGCAACGCGCTGATCCCGGGCCTGCTCCAGACCCCCGCGTACGCCAGGGCCGTTATCCGCTCGACGGAACCGCTCGACACGCCGGAAGAGGTCGAGGCGAGGATCGACGCGCGAATGAAGCGGACGAAGCTCTTCGACGACCCGAAGAAGCCGGAGTATTGGGTCATCCTGCACGAGTCGCTGGTGCGCAATGCCACCATTCCGCCTGTGGATATGGGTGAGCAGCTCGACCACATCGCCGGCTTGGTCCGGCAGGGCCGAATCTTTCTGCAGATCCTTCCTTGGAACGCACCGACACAACCCTTTGTGGAGTTGTCGATGATGTTCATGGAGTTCGAGGACGAGCCACCACTGATGTACACGGAGGGCCCGTATCACGGTCAAACCATCGACGATCCGAGCCTCGTGAAGCAGTACCGCAAGGCATACGATCGCCTCAGGGCCGCCGCCTTGTCGCCGGAGGCGTCCCTCGCTCTGATCGAACAAGCAGCTGAGGACTACCGACATGGCCAGCAACGCCCTTGA
- a CDS encoding DUF397 domain-containing protein, with protein sequence MASNALDLTAAVWRKSSYSNGSGGECVEVASDIPGLVPVRDSKRPDGPVLLLAATAWAPFVASVKTTCA encoded by the coding sequence ATGGCCAGCAACGCCCTTGATCTCACCGCTGCCGTCTGGCGCAAGAGCAGCTACAGCAACGGCAGCGGCGGCGAGTGCGTCGAAGTCGCCTCGGACATCCCCGGCCTCGTCCCGGTCCGGGACTCCAAGCGCCCCGACGGCCCCGTCCTCCTCCTCGCCGCCACCGCCTGGGCGCCCTTCGTCGCATCGGTCAAGACGACTTGCGCATGA